The Rathayibacter caricis DSM 15933 genomic sequence GGCATCCTCGCCTTCGTCCTCTTCAAGACCCAGAAGAGCTGGGTGCACTACTCGGGAGACACGCGATGACCACCTTCGACACCACTCTTCCCTCGGCCGACACCCAGGTGCTGACCGAGCCGGCGCCGAAGAAGCGTCCCGCCCGCAAGCGCCCCAAGGCGACGACGATCGTCTGGATCGTCGCGATGATCGCCCTGACGGCGGTCGTGCTCTACCCGCTGATCTGGATGGGCGCCGCGGCGTTCAAGCCCAACAGCGAGTTCGGCGGCCAGACGTCGCTCCTGCCGCAGAACCCCACGATCGACAACTTCGTGAAGGTCTTCGCGGGGGTGGGAGGAGTGCCGCTGTGGCAGTTCTTCCTGAACTCCACGGTCCTCGCGATCGGGTCGGTCATCGGAGTCGTGATCTCGTCGTCGATGGCGGCCTACGCCTTCGCGCGGCTCGACTTCCGCGGCCGTCCGCTCTACTTCGCGCTGATGATCGGCACGCTGCTGCTGCCGATGCACGTGCTGCTCATCCCGCAGTACACGATCTTCCGCACGCTCGGCATGATGGACACCTACTGGCCGCTGCTGATCGGCAAGTTCCTCGCGACCGAGGCGTTCTTCGTCTT encodes the following:
- a CDS encoding carbohydrate ABC transporter permease; protein product: MTTFDTTLPSADTQVLTEPAPKKRPARKRPKATTIVWIVAMIALTAVVLYPLIWMGAAAFKPNSEFGGQTSLLPQNPTIDNFVKVFAGVGGVPLWQFFLNSTVLAIGSVIGVVISSSMAAYAFARLDFRGRPLYFALMIGTLLLPMHVLLIPQYTIFRTLGMMDTYWPLLIGKFLATEAFFVFLMVQFIRNLPRELDEAARIDGAGHIRVFGSITIPLIRPALITSSIFAFIWSWNDFLGPLLYLNTPDKQPLPLALRVYNDQTSASDYGATIAVSVLALLPVLIFFIIFQRFLVDGVATQGLKG